A genomic window from Bacteroidota bacterium includes:
- a CDS encoding VIT1/CCC1 transporter family protein yields the protein MPQEISENLKSQLLVFQKNELTEYEIYSRLAKVTREKANRDLLLKIAHEELGHGHLWEGYTQRQMKANKIKIWFYYWTARILGLTFGIKLMEKGESNAQLRYKQISGYIPAVQKIIEDEEIHENELIALIEEKKLNYVGSIVLGLNDALVELTGTLAGLSFALQNSRLIGLAGLITGVAAALSMASSEYLSTKAEGKEEHAVTSSVYTGIAYIITVILLVIPYFLIDNYLMCLVVTMIIALIIILIFNYYISIAKDFSFKKRFLEMAAISLGVALLSFGIGFFIKKFIGVNI from the coding sequence ATGCCTCAGGAAATAAGTGAAAATTTAAAAAGTCAACTGCTCGTTTTTCAAAAAAACGAACTGACAGAATATGAAATTTATTCCCGTTTGGCAAAGGTAACCAGGGAAAAAGCAAATAGGGATCTTTTGCTAAAAATTGCCCATGAAGAACTGGGACATGGCCATCTTTGGGAAGGGTATACCCAACGACAGATGAAAGCCAATAAAATAAAAATCTGGTTTTATTATTGGACAGCAAGGATATTGGGATTGACGTTCGGGATAAAACTGATGGAAAAGGGCGAATCCAATGCTCAACTCAGGTATAAACAAATTTCCGGGTATATTCCTGCTGTTCAAAAAATTATTGAAGATGAAGAAATACATGAAAATGAGCTGATTGCTTTAATTGAGGAAAAGAAATTAAATTATGTAGGTTCCATTGTACTTGGTTTGAATGATGCCCTTGTCGAACTGACAGGTACCTTGGCCGGTTTGAGTTTCGCCCTGCAGAATTCCAGACTGATTGGTTTGGCCGGGTTAATCACCGGTGTGGCTGCTGCCCTGTCTATGGCATCTTCAGAATATTTGTCCACTAAGGCTGAAGGGAAAGAAGAACATGCTGTAACCTCTTCAGTTTACACGGGAATAGCTTATATCATTACCGTTATATTATTGGTTATCCCTTATTTTCTGATTGATAATTATTTGATGTGCCTTGTTGTTACTATGATCATTGCACTGATTATTATCTTGATTTTTAATTATTACATTTCTATTGCCAAAGATTTTTCCTTTAAGAAACGTTTTCTGGAAATGGCTGCAATCAGTCTGGGCGTAGCCCTGCTAAGTTTTGGAATAGGTTTCTTTATAAAAAAATTTATAGGTGTAAATATTTAA